The following proteins are co-located in the Heliorestis convoluta genome:
- a CDS encoding 5-bromo-4-chloroindolyl phosphate hydrolysis family protein: MEKIKQGIVAFFKHSISGTIGMAGFLFSLIAFELGVLLSLLSGALLYGGTLYALRVPARMALQAKNANPYGLEPAYVKQTLREGQQKLRQIGRLRRKIKGWFIRRKVNHIHRLGTEILDVLHKDPKRIKLARSFFTHYLDSTINILEKYIFLSSKPIHDAEIRAALRKTEDTLNRLREAYEKELAQILSDDVLDLDVELEVLKKSLHQEDPKKKP; encoded by the coding sequence ATGGAGAAAATAAAACAAGGAATTGTCGCTTTCTTCAAGCATTCTATATCCGGCACAATAGGCATGGCCGGTTTTCTTTTTTCTTTAATCGCTTTCGAGCTGGGCGTTCTACTCTCGTTGTTAAGCGGTGCTCTACTTTACGGTGGCACCCTCTATGCATTGCGTGTCCCTGCACGGATGGCTCTCCAGGCAAAGAATGCAAACCCCTATGGCCTTGAGCCAGCGTATGTAAAGCAAACATTGCGAGAAGGACAGCAAAAGCTGCGCCAAATTGGTCGACTGCGAAGAAAAATCAAAGGTTGGTTCATACGACGCAAAGTGAATCACATTCATCGGCTCGGTACCGAGATTTTAGACGTTCTACACAAAGATCCGAAGCGTATTAAGTTGGCCCGTTCTTTTTTTACCCATTATTTAGATAGCACCATCAACATTTTGGAAAAATACATTTTCTTATCATCAAAGCCCATTCATGATGCAGAGATTCGAGCCGCTTTACGAAAAACAGAAGATACACTCAATCGGTTGCGAGAAGCCTACGAAAAAGAACTGGCCCAAATATTATCAGACGATGTATTAGATTTGGATGTGGAACTTGAAGTACTCAAAAAATCCCTTCACCAAGAAGATCCAAAGAAAAAACCGTAG
- a CDS encoding FMN-binding glutamate synthase family protein — protein MTFSRPNRSEAILARNRTPNSITTISGLCATCTRECPGLCEVGKAAYRGKEVLYPQPFGAVTAGSEKDYPIDYSHFNVMGTATGAWGIQEDSDQAIFPNVSTSTSIGVTMNQIPMELPLVIGGMGSTKIAADFWAGMATGAAITGTGIVIGENVCGMDPELEVKKGRVVRSPDLDRRIRDFLDYDEGQGFIAVQANVEDTRLGVQEYAIEKLGVKVVELKWGQGAKNIGGEVKLNSLERALQLKSRGYVVLPDPEDPKIQEAYKKGAFKEFERHSRVGMVTEESFHRRVKELRQAGAQYIFLKTGAYRPADLARALRFASDAKIDLLTVDGAGGGTGMSPWRMMNEWGMPVVELHSLTYQYAHKLKSMGKHVPALAFAGGFSSEDMILKGLALGAPYSKLIGISRPAIIASFVGQNIYDALKAGKDIKAYSTYGQSLDEVFIYATELQQRFGKDFDKLPPGAIGLYSYYQKLKQGLQQFLCGLRKFNLDYVSRDDIAALTKKASKVSGIPYIMDMDKEEAEKILTH, from the coding sequence ATGACTTTTAGTCGCCCCAACCGCTCTGAGGCCATTCTTGCACGAAATCGTACGCCCAATTCGATTACTACCATTAGTGGGCTTTGTGCCACCTGTACCAGAGAGTGCCCTGGCCTTTGCGAAGTGGGCAAAGCCGCCTATCGTGGCAAAGAGGTTCTTTATCCACAGCCTTTTGGTGCTGTAACAGCAGGCTCTGAGAAAGACTATCCCATTGACTATTCTCACTTTAACGTGATGGGCACAGCTACTGGTGCCTGGGGTATTCAAGAAGATAGCGATCAAGCGATTTTCCCCAACGTTTCCACCAGTACATCGATTGGCGTGACGATGAATCAGATTCCTATGGAGTTACCTTTGGTGATCGGTGGTATGGGTTCTACGAAAATTGCTGCTGATTTCTGGGCTGGTATGGCTACGGGCGCGGCCATTACAGGGACAGGCATTGTAATAGGTGAAAATGTCTGCGGTATGGATCCAGAACTTGAAGTGAAAAAGGGCCGTGTTGTTCGCTCCCCTGATCTGGATCGACGGATTCGAGATTTTCTCGACTATGACGAAGGCCAAGGCTTTATTGCTGTGCAAGCCAATGTAGAAGATACTCGCTTGGGTGTACAAGAGTATGCCATTGAAAAACTGGGCGTAAAAGTGGTAGAACTCAAATGGGGACAAGGGGCCAAAAATATTGGGGGTGAAGTAAAGCTTAACTCCTTAGAACGAGCTTTACAGCTTAAATCTCGTGGCTACGTAGTGTTGCCCGATCCTGAAGACCCTAAAATCCAAGAAGCTTATAAAAAAGGCGCTTTCAAAGAATTCGAAAGACACTCTCGCGTTGGTATGGTTACAGAGGAAAGCTTCCATCGACGTGTCAAGGAACTGCGTCAAGCAGGTGCTCAATACATCTTCTTAAAAACAGGGGCCTATCGTCCCGCCGACTTGGCGCGAGCGCTGCGCTTTGCTTCCGATGCAAAGATCGATCTACTGACCGTAGACGGTGCTGGTGGCGGTACTGGCATGAGCCCCTGGCGCATGATGAACGAATGGGGTATGCCTGTTGTAGAACTTCACAGCCTTACCTATCAGTACGCGCACAAACTAAAAAGCATGGGCAAACACGTACCAGCCCTGGCTTTTGCCGGTGGCTTTAGTTCTGAGGACATGATCCTGAAAGGATTGGCGCTGGGCGCACCTTATTCGAAGCTGATAGGAATTTCTCGTCCTGCTATTATTGCTTCTTTTGTAGGACAAAATATATACGATGCTTTAAAAGCAGGCAAAGACATCAAAGCCTACAGCACCTACGGTCAAAGCTTGGACGAAGTCTTTATCTACGCCACAGAGTTACAGCAACGTTTTGGCAAAGACTTTGACAAACTTCCACCAGGGGCTATTGGCCTATACTCCTATTATCAAAAACTCAAACAAGGCCTCCAGCAATTTCTCTGTGGCTTACGCAAGTTCAACTTAGATTACGTCAGTCGCGACGACATTGCCGCTTTAACCAAAAAAGCTTCCAAAGTAAGTGGTATACCCTATATCATGGATATGGACAAAGAAGAAGCCGAGAAGATCTTGACGCATTAA
- a CDS encoding NADH-dependent [FeFe] hydrogenase, group A6 yields the protein MDTVNLTIDGRKVTVPANTTVLEAAKKLKIKIPTLCYVKEINAIGACRMCLVEVKGNRSLQASCVLPVTEGMEIKTNSPLVRTTRRTVLELILSNHNRECTFCARNSKCELQKLAMELGVREISFPGEAANQPIDEGSPALHRDGSKCILCRRCVAVCHQIQTVGVIQATERGFKTTIEPAFGKSLDEVACILCGQCIHACPVAALQEKDDREKVWKALSDPALHVVVQTAPAVRIALGEEFGLEEGSPVTGKMVAALRLLGFHRVFDTDFAADLTIMEEGHELLHRLQKGGTLPMITSCSPGWVKFVEHHYPNLLPHLSSCKSPQQMMGAIVKTYYAQQAAIDPGKIYLVSIMPCIAKKYECNRPEMNASGYQDVDVVLTTRELAQMIRQAGICFTDLPEEDFDSPLGESTGAGLIFGASGGVTEAALRTVVEIVTGQEMETLDYEEVRGLEGIKESTVTAGEQQLQVAVAHGTGNARKLLDQIQKGEKKYHFIEVMACPGGCIGGGGQPIAPVGFNEKREVLLKRSEALYQDDKRKKIRKAHENEMIQKLYRDFLGSPNSKKAKELLHTQYCKRSLVPSDSE from the coding sequence ATGGATACTGTCAACTTGACGATTGATGGCCGAAAGGTAACGGTCCCAGCCAACACCACGGTCCTTGAAGCTGCTAAGAAATTAAAAATTAAAATTCCTACGTTATGTTATGTTAAAGAAATCAATGCCATTGGCGCTTGTCGAATGTGCCTGGTAGAGGTTAAAGGAAACCGTTCTTTACAGGCCTCCTGTGTTTTACCTGTAACAGAAGGTATGGAGATTAAAACGAACAGCCCACTGGTACGCACAACAAGACGAACCGTTCTAGAGTTAATCTTATCGAACCACAATCGAGAATGTACTTTCTGTGCTCGCAATAGCAAATGTGAGTTGCAAAAGCTAGCTATGGAATTGGGAGTCCGCGAAATATCTTTCCCAGGGGAAGCAGCGAATCAACCCATTGACGAAGGCTCGCCAGCCCTTCATCGAGACGGTAGCAAATGCATTCTTTGTCGGCGCTGTGTCGCCGTCTGTCATCAAATCCAGACTGTCGGTGTTATCCAAGCAACGGAACGAGGATTCAAAACGACGATAGAACCTGCTTTTGGGAAAAGTCTTGATGAAGTAGCTTGTATTCTCTGTGGTCAATGTATCCATGCTTGCCCTGTGGCAGCCTTGCAAGAAAAAGATGATCGAGAAAAAGTATGGAAAGCCTTGTCTGATCCGGCGCTTCATGTGGTTGTTCAGACGGCACCGGCGGTACGTATTGCTTTGGGAGAAGAATTTGGATTGGAAGAAGGGTCTCCAGTCACCGGTAAAATGGTAGCCGCTCTTCGCCTTCTAGGCTTTCATCGCGTCTTTGACACAGATTTTGCCGCTGATTTGACCATTATGGAAGAAGGTCATGAGCTTCTTCATCGTCTGCAAAAAGGTGGCACTTTGCCTATGATCACCTCATGCAGTCCCGGTTGGGTAAAGTTTGTAGAACATCACTATCCCAACTTGCTACCGCATCTTTCAAGCTGTAAGTCACCGCAGCAAATGATGGGTGCCATTGTAAAAACCTACTATGCACAACAAGCTGCCATCGATCCAGGCAAAATCTATCTAGTTTCTATTATGCCTTGTATCGCCAAAAAGTACGAATGCAATCGCCCTGAAATGAACGCTTCAGGCTATCAAGACGTAGATGTTGTTTTAACGACAAGAGAATTGGCTCAGATGATTCGACAGGCCGGTATCTGTTTTACTGACTTGCCAGAGGAAGACTTTGACTCTCCCTTGGGTGAATCAACGGGAGCTGGCCTTATCTTCGGTGCCTCTGGTGGAGTAACCGAAGCAGCATTGCGAACGGTTGTTGAAATTGTTACAGGGCAAGAGATGGAGACCTTAGACTATGAAGAAGTGCGAGGTCTTGAAGGAATTAAAGAAAGTACAGTAACAGCGGGGGAGCAACAGCTCCAAGTAGCCGTAGCTCATGGAACAGGCAATGCCAGGAAACTGTTAGATCAAATTCAAAAAGGAGAAAAGAAATATCACTTCATCGAGGTTATGGCTTGTCCCGGCGGTTGTATCGGCGGTGGTGGACAGCCAATTGCTCCAGTAGGATTCAATGAAAAGAGAGAAGTTCTATTAAAACGAAGTGAAGCCCTATATCAAGATGATAAAAGAAAAAAAATAAGAAAGGCCCACGAAAACGAAATGATTCAAAAACTCTATCGAGATTTTCTGGGCTCACCCAATAGCAAAAAAGCGAAAGAATTGCTTCATACACAATACTGCAAGCGGTCTCTAGTGCCAAGTGATTCGGAATAG
- a CDS encoding methyl-accepting chemotaxis protein has translation MSKKEDLVDVSLLLKELKKANGQMGQVVKTIDQITKKTNLLALNSAIEAARAGEAGRGFRVVADEIKKLADQSFSSTKVSHDLIENIQKKANEVIAVRTADVAYDTIDKIDRNLFERNCDVQAWATFDKIKRCLENEKAECAPATELLRKIIDVYEVYYDLFVLDRNGTIVAAGHSRDVVGQDMSQREWFRETMRTQGVYVTDLYYSESLKGYTVAYSCPIRDDQGKILGVFSTRFNWDYIYDILDSARIGSTGDIVVVNQSGTVIASRDRTGILTRELKGLQAVQKAIAGEHYGYTIENDEMGRTQIFGYAHTRGYNAYQGKNWSVIVTELLENRHK, from the coding sequence ATGAGTAAAAAAGAAGACTTAGTTGATGTTTCACTTTTATTGAAAGAACTGAAGAAAGCAAACGGTCAGATGGGGCAAGTGGTCAAGACAATTGATCAGATTACCAAAAAAACCAATCTGCTCGCATTAAATTCAGCCATTGAAGCAGCTAGAGCGGGAGAAGCGGGACGAGGCTTTCGAGTCGTTGCCGATGAGATCAAGAAATTAGCCGATCAAAGCTTTTCTTCTACGAAAGTGAGTCATGATCTCATCGAAAATATTCAGAAAAAAGCCAATGAAGTGATCGCCGTTCGTACAGCTGACGTAGCCTACGATACGATTGACAAAATCGATCGCAACCTCTTTGAACGGAACTGCGACGTGCAAGCCTGGGCCACTTTTGACAAAATTAAGAGATGCTTGGAAAATGAAAAAGCCGAATGCGCACCTGCTACAGAATTACTTCGAAAAATTATTGATGTTTATGAAGTATACTATGATCTATTCGTACTGGATCGAAATGGCACTATTGTTGCAGCGGGACATTCCCGAGATGTTGTCGGTCAGGATATGTCGCAAAGAGAGTGGTTTCGGGAAACAATGCGAACCCAAGGTGTCTATGTAACAGACCTTTATTACTCAGAGTCCTTAAAAGGCTATACGGTTGCCTATTCTTGCCCGATTCGAGATGATCAGGGCAAAATACTTGGTGTTTTTTCAACGCGCTTTAATTGGGATTACATATATGATATTCTTGACAGTGCTCGCATTGGAAGCACTGGTGATATTGTTGTCGTCAACCAATCGGGCACGGTCATTGCATCGCGAGATCGTACCGGTATACTTACAAGAGAGCTAAAGGGACTGCAAGCTGTACAAAAAGCCATTGCAGGAGAGCACTATGGTTATACCATAGAAAATGACGAAATGGGTCGAACACAGATTTTTGGCTATGCTCATACGAGGGGTTACAATGCGTACCAAGGGAAAAACTGGTCTGTCATCGTTACAGAACTGCTAGAAAATCGTCATAAGTAA